The window GCGTGGCTGCTGCTGATCGCGGGCCCGGGGCTCATCGGCATGTCGGTGTGGAGCCACTGGAAAGCCGAGGGCGACCATGCCTACAAACCACGCGAGCAACTAGAGACCCTGTCCGGCACCGTGACCAGCGCCGCCGAGATCACCGTCAAGCGCAAGCGCCGGGCCACGCAGAAGTACTACGAAATCACGGTCACCCCGGAGGCAGGTGGCGCTGAGCGCAAGCTGCGCATCGACCACAGCACACCCTCCGCGCTGGTGGGCAACCTCATCGACGAAAAGATCTCGGCGCTGTTTGACGGCGATGACAGCAACATCACCTACGAAGTTGTTACCAATGGTCAACCCGTCATCGCGTACGAAACCACCCGCCAGCGGCTGCTTGCGGAAGCTCAGTCCAGTGCGCAATCGCTCAGCGGGGCTGGCATGTGGATCTTGGCGATCCTGCTGACGCTGGCGGGCGCCGGCGGGGCCTGGGTAAATCGCACCCTGTGCCGCACGGACGACACGCTCCAGGCCGCTGCAGCCTGAAACGCGGCACTGATTCATAAAAAGAGAGAGGGAGGGAGGGGCAGCGCCCGGGGTGCGCTCCTCCCGCAGTGGGCGTGGGTCGTTGCGCTCATCTCTGCGCTGAAAGACTGACATCACTGCGCATACGCGGTGACCCCAACGGCAGCCCGGCTCGCCCCGTTGTGGAGAACAACCAAGTGTTCTCGCCCACAGGCCGCCACATGCGCCTTCCAGTCCTTCCGCTTTCTGTTCGCCCCTGCACAGTCAGCGCAGACGGAGCGGGCTTACTTCTTGCGCTCAAAAGAAAGACAGCTGGTTAGTCGAGCACCCAATAAGGCAGATAAACGAGGAATAAGCCCCTCATAGCCGCAAGGACGCGACCTTTACAGCCATTGCAGGACCTTCCGTGCAAGTACGAGCGACAGATCGCCCCTTGACGAGCATCATGAGTTTCTGCCCGTTGTTTTATTTTGTAATAGTTTTTATCTATTGAATTGCAGGGACAATCACGGTTTGCGAACTCGGAATCAAACCCTGCGGCGGCTGTGGACGCCAAGGATTTGGACGCAGCGACGGGACAAGTCGCCGCACGAGCCACGGACCTCTTCTGAAAAAAAGCACGCCGGTTGAATCTGTTGCGCTCAAAAGCCCGTACAACCCATTCTTCTCTCTCCATGTGGTTTTCTTATGCAGGCTGACAAGCATCCGGGAACGCTCTTTCCAGCGTTCTTGCACACACACGCCCGGCGCTTAGAGCTGGCGATTTGGTGTCTGTCCGCGGTTGTATTTGTCTATCTGTCTCTGATTCCAACGACACAGCATGCACAGGTGCTGATTTCTGCAGCGCTACTCACGGTCCTGGGCGGTTGCTACTTGCTTGGCCGACGTGCGCAAGACCCCCGGCGGCGGCGTCTCGCGCGGTTGACCATCATCATGCTGTGCACCTTTCTGTCATTGCGTTACATGCATTGGCGCGCGACCGATTCGTTACCTCTGCAGTTCGGGCTCCTCTCCATGGTGTGCGGGCTGCTGCTCTTCGCAGCTGAAGGCTATGGTTTTGTAAACATGCTGTTCGGCTTTTTCATCAACAGCGAACCATTTGCTCGTCATTCGATACCGTTGCCCGACGATGAGGATGCTTTACCTCATGTAGACATCTACATACCTACTTACAACGAAGATCCGGACATTCTCCGACCCACGGTCATTGCGGCCACGCAGATGCACTACCCGCGCCACAAGCTGCATGTTTATGTTCTGGACGATGGCGGAACAGCACAAAAACTCAACGACGAGAACCCCGCCAAAGCCGCTGCCGCGCATGAGCGGGCGCAAGAGCTCCAATTGATTGCGCGCCAGTTCGGTGCGGGCTACCTCACCCGCGAGCGCAACCTGCATGCGAAGGCTGGCAATATCAACAGCGCGTTGTCCAGCACACAGGGCGAGTTGCTGCTCATTCTGGATTGCGATCACATTCCAGCGGCGGACTTTCTGCAGCGCACCGTGGGGTTCTTTCTGGCGGATCCCCAGCTTTTTGTGCTGCAAACACCCCACAACTTCGTCAGCCCAGACCCCGTGGAGCGGAACCTGGACACCTTCGAGAACTCGCCGGCCGAAAACGAGTTGTTCTATGACGTGATGCAGCCGGGCCTGGATTTTTGGGGCACGTCTTTCTTCTGCGGCTCGGCTGCGGTGCTACGGCGCAGTGTGATTGACAAGCTCGGCGGAGTGTCGGGTCAGACCATCACCGAAGATGCAGAGACCACCCTCGATGCACTTTCCCTCGGATACAAGTCTGCTTATTACAACCGCCCCATGGTGTCGGGACTGCAACCGGAGACCTACTCAGGCTTCATCGTGCAACGCGTCCGCTGGGGCCAAGGCATGCTCCAGATCTTTCTGCTGAAAAACCCCTGGAAGCAGCCTCACCTGACCTTCACGCAGCGCCTTCTCTATACCAACTTTGCCTTCTACTGGGGCTTTGCAGGGGCCCGGGTGATCATGCTGCTCGCCCCTCCGGCGTACCTGATGTTCGGCATCAACCTGTGTGACACCACCGCGCCGCAGCTGCTGGCCTATTCCGTACCGGCTTTGATCGCATCGCTGGTTTCCACCCAGTTTTTTTACGGTCGGGTGCGCTGGCCCTTCATGTCGCAGCTGTACGAAATCGTCCAATCGGTCTACGTGCTGCAGGGTCTCGCGGAGGTGATACGCAAACCGCGCTCCCCGTCGTTCAAGGTGACGCCCAAGGGCGAAGTGCTCAACCAGAACTTCATCTCCTCGCTGGCCTGGCCGTTCTACGTGTTGCTGATCCTGACCATCCTGGGCGTGGGGTTCGGGGTGCTGCGCATATCGAGTGAGCCCTGGAACGTCGGCGCCATCAGCTTTGTGTTGTTCTGGGCCGTCCTGGACACGGTGCTGTTGCTCGGGGTCCTGGGGATCACGTTCGAGCGCCGCCAGTTGCGATCAGAACCAAGGCTGCGCCATGAGGAACCCATCACGGCGCACATCGCCGGGCAGACGTTCGAAGGAACCACCACCAATGCGTCCGCGTCTGGCCTCGCCGTAAAGCTGCGATATCCACCCGGTAAGACCACGCCCGACATCCAGCCAGGCAGC of the Acidovorax sp. 107 genome contains:
- the bcsA gene encoding UDP-forming cellulose synthase catalytic subunit translates to MQADKHPGTLFPAFLHTHARRLELAIWCLSAVVFVYLSLIPTTQHAQVLISAALLTVLGGCYLLGRRAQDPRRRRLARLTIIMLCTFLSLRYMHWRATDSLPLQFGLLSMVCGLLLFAAEGYGFVNMLFGFFINSEPFARHSIPLPDDEDALPHVDIYIPTYNEDPDILRPTVIAATQMHYPRHKLHVYVLDDGGTAQKLNDENPAKAAAAHERAQELQLIARQFGAGYLTRERNLHAKAGNINSALSSTQGELLLILDCDHIPAADFLQRTVGFFLADPQLFVLQTPHNFVSPDPVERNLDTFENSPAENELFYDVMQPGLDFWGTSFFCGSAAVLRRSVIDKLGGVSGQTITEDAETTLDALSLGYKSAYYNRPMVSGLQPETYSGFIVQRVRWGQGMLQIFLLKNPWKQPHLTFTQRLLYTNFAFYWGFAGARVIMLLAPPAYLMFGINLCDTTAPQLLAYSVPALIASLVSTQFFYGRVRWPFMSQLYEIVQSVYVLQGLAEVIRKPRSPSFKVTPKGEVLNQNFISSLAWPFYVLLILTILGVGFGVLRISSEPWNVGAISFVLFWAVLDTVLLLGVLGITFERRQLRSEPRLRHEEPITAHIAGQTFEGTTTNASASGLAVKLRYPPGKTTPDIQPGSPIEITLHGRPGRLQGHLQSFRHINSQEFSLGLKYSHGRQAQERLAIDLAFGSSDTLVQNNQRRHAGRSVLGGLLAVIRFALTQGLGHLIFLVQQQAHRTLAAARILLSPKNSS